In a genomic window of Chrysemys picta bellii isolate R12L10 chromosome 1, ASM1138683v2, whole genome shotgun sequence:
- the LOC135980747 gene encoding myb/SANT-like DNA-binding domain-containing protein 2, whose protein sequence is MEIDTNSSGSYPTVHHSVDALDSSASSDALTSHTGKAPGKFELEFLFLSGQFESHFLSGHRGEHSSSAPAVMAVQSVNRKRAPAWTDREVLDLIAVWGDESVLSELRSKRRNAKIYEKISKDMAERGYSRDATQCRVKIKELRQGYQKTKEANGRSGSHPQTSRFYEALHSILGAAATTTPPVTVDSEDGIVSTAGSSDMLGDGEDEEGDEEGEAVGSAHNADFPDSQDLFITLTEIPYEASTAVTPDTESGEGSASKCCKHLNIYF, encoded by the coding sequence atggaaatcgacactaatagctccgggagctatcccacagtgcaccactctgttgatgctctggacagcagtgcgagctcggatgctctgaccagccacacaggaaaagccccgggaaaatttgaattggaattccttttcctgtctggccagtttgaatctcatttcctgtctggacatcgtggcgagcacagcagcagtgctccagcagtgatggccgtgcagtctgtgaatagaaagagggccccagcatggactgatcgggaagtcttggatctcatcgctgtgtggggcgatgagtccgtgctttccgagctgcgatccaaaagacggaatgcaaagatctacgagaagatctctaaagacatggcagagagaggatacagccgggatgcaacgcagtgccgcgtgaaaatcaaggagctgagacaaggctaccagaagaccaaagaggcaaacggacgctccggatcccatccccagacatcccgtttctacgaggcactgcattccatcctcggtgcggccgccaccactaccccaccagtgaccgtggactctgaggatgggatagtgtccacggccggttcctccgacatgttaggggacggggaagatgaggaaggagatgaggagggcgaggcagtcggcagcgctcacaacgctgatttccccgacagccaggatctcttcatcacccttacagagatcccctacgaagcgtccacagccgttaccccggacacagaatctggtgaaggatcagccagtaagtgttgtaaacatctaaacatttatttttaa